Sequence from the Amaranthus tricolor cultivar Red isolate AtriRed21 chromosome 1, ASM2621246v1, whole genome shotgun sequence genome:
TCCAAAGCATCAAGCTCATTCCATAGGCTCTTCATCTTGGTGTAAAAGTCTTTAATGCTTATGTTAGTGTTTTACACATCTTTACTTATGGCTTCTTGCACTGAGAATAATTATGCTTATGAAGACTAAACAATCTTTGTTTAAGATTATCCACACTTCTTGTGCAGTGTTAAATCATAGGACACTTTGGTAGATTTTTTCATCCACATATTTGAGGAGCCAACCCAACACAACGTCATTAACCCTATCCCATGCCTCATCATGGTCTGATCTCAATGTTGATCTCTTTAAGGATCCATCAACAAACCCCTGTTTTTCCAAGACAATGCAATAGACACTGCTCTTTACCACCCTTTGAAACCCACTCTAGAAAACACTTTAGGCACCAAATTCAGACCAATGTTTATTGGGTGTAGGTAGTAGGGACTGGATGGGTTCAAGGTGAGTCCttgatttttatttctattagCCATCATTAAGAATATGCTAATGTGCATAAGACAAAGAgaacaaagaaaagaaaaagggtgAAAGGAAGACCTGATGATACAGATGGAAGAATGGGAGCAGCAAATCAGAGAATTATCTGTTAGTGCAGATAAGCATTCTTGAGCATGCTGTTTGTATTCTTGAGAAAAAAGAAAGGTACAAAGCCACAACTTTGGTACCATGTTAATAATTGCAAGAGGATACAATAAAATACAAGAAAAGAATTCAGAAGAATGAATTTCTTATCACTAATTAATTTTCAGAATTCTTTTAGGGGATAAAATAAATGCGCACATTTGTCCGTGCCTTCTCCTTAGACGGGATATGAGTACGATATGTCCACTATCCTTTTTCCCCCCAGACCCAAACTTGTGCAGGATACTGGGTTGTTGACTATGACTATGCCTATGATTAATTTTCATAATACAACACTCTTACTTGTATATAGGAAGTGTTAAGATATTAAGGGAAGTTATAAAAAACTGTACAACTgtttataaaacataataaactAACTGAAATCCTAACATACtcctattaaaaataattacaaataatGCTTGTAATCAGAAGCAAAACGTGGCTTAGTTGTTTATTGTAGATAGACACTGCACATCAGCTACATATAGAGTCCATCATTTGCATATCATCTGTACCAAGGCATATAACTGCACAACAACTACAGAATACCTGCATAACCTCTATAACAGCTGTACATCATCTGCACCAGAAAACATCAACTGTACACAGTTGCACAACAGCTTCACTTATAGAATACCATTTGTACTAGTAGTTGACAGTTCTTTCACCTACTAGTGTCTTGCGTTAGTACTTAGTAGTCTTTTAGAAAGTATCTTTTCTTAGACACGATAAAGTTACCTGTAAATATCATTGCCttaattttatttcatcaaaaacaaacatttaatcatatttttttcaaagtaacaaaaaccTTAGTTATTGATTGATTCCAATTTAGAGATTAACAattgaaaactaaaatattagtttatttatttacattattatttaaaaaatttattattattgtccgTAGTACGGGTAATAATCTAGTGTATTATGGAATAGAGTACTtgtaatattaaactttaaaaaaataagttggtctaatataaatttaatatatactaaataatactAGAATATACTAAATTACTAACCTTAAATTTAAAAAGTGTAATTTAGAGGCTTTAGTTAAATAGagtgaaaaattataaatatgaacttacaaataaaatattaatcgcaattgtagaaaataagaaagtatacataccaactaaaaaaaccaaaaatcttttaaaaagtttttcaaCAAAAGTCGGTTACGACACGACACAACTCGGTACTTATAAATTTGCACCATCACACTTCATTCCATagctttttgaaattttattggtAACCTCACACTTGGTAGTCTTACTTTTCTCCCTCTACCGTCCGATTCTAGGCTTTCTTCTACACGTCCGTCggaaaccctaaccctagatcGCTCATTGTTCCTTTCTCCCCCCCAATTTCAGCACCGATCTTCTTCTTTGCAGTCTTCCGTATCCTTAAAGGtaccctctctctctctcactaTGTCCTCTGTTTACTCTATTATCTTTCTTAATTTCGTCTGATTTCAATGGATTTAAGGTTTTCATTCTTTTTGGATGCGcgttttcagtttgaaaatggTTTCTGACGCTAGCAAGAAGAAGGCTGCTCAGAAAAAAGCAGCTGCAGCAGCTAAGCGAGGAGGAAAGGCCGCCACATCGTCAAAGGCGGCGGCTGGAACTGCAGCTAATAGTGTTGATAAGGTTTCTAATGGAGTTGGCAATCTTACGATTTCTGATCGGACTTGTACTGCTGTTCTCTGCTCTCATCCTTTGTCCAGAGATGTTAGGGTACGTTATTTTGGATGCCTAATGTAATATTTTCGTAGTTTAGCGGATTGTGTGGAATCCTGTCAATGAATTATGTTGGTTGTTATGGAAAATTAAAATCGGATGTAATGAATGTTAGGGAGAAGATGAAAATCCATATCTATGATATACActttataacaataacaattggGTTTATTTTTGGAAGTTTTACTGTGCTTACCATATATGTTTTCTGTAGATAATTAGTGAATTGGACAAAGTTAAATTCATTTCTCTTTGTTTATTGTGATGATTCTCGAGTCTTAAAGTTAGCTtccatatgtatatatatatatatatacggggagaagttcaagtgaaaattATCTTTATATGACGGTTATATTTTTCCATAAAAAGgtattactttttatataaaaacatGTTATTTTTCCAGAAAAAATGTGTcaatttgtatttatattttttttatgacagTTACacttttttttggtaaaaggtaccatattttttttaaaacaaaagtaacacaatTCTTGTGCAAAGTAGCACCTTTTCagtaaaaaggtaacacattttttttttcacggtTCGCATATAACCGTGGTTTGCACCCGAACGCGaccctctatatatatatatattatttaaacaTGGTTTACCAACGTTTAATCCGACGCCATCAATCATCAGACCCGTAGATCATCATTTAGTTGATGCCATTGATTATGTCTCTAGCCATCTGTGGCTTTGTAGTTGCAAATTTCTCCCAGGGTACCTTGGCCAGCTGTGTGTTGCTGTAAGCTGTTTTCTTGTTGAAATCTGTTCATGATTGATGTCCTTGTTAATTAGGTTGATGTAGTgggataatttttatttgatgttaataatattgttattataaaaatcaaaaatggaAATAAGGATTAGAAATTGTGGGATTTTCTTCTGAAATAGTTTAGGGGTAGCGTTCATATGAAAGCTCATTATTGCTCTGTAACAAGAGATATAGCTAGTGACCCTTGGAACCTGGGAGTTATAGATTTTCCTGTTTATGGCATGTGTACTTTGCATAGTTAGATCAGCGGATTTCAGGACTGTGTCACTTTAGTGCTTATGTCGGTTTCTTGTTAACAGGTTTAATGCATTCTAATGTTGGTACTGCGTTACTAGTTGTGAGGCAAATATTTCTTGATGCATGTAaactaaattatattattattattattattatggaatGCATCAACATCCTAAATTTTTTCCAATGGAGTTTGTTGCCTACATTTGGTTTGTCTTGTGAAGGCTCTTAAGAAATGCTGCTGCCCTTAAGATTTTATCTgagtttttttttcctttaatttgcTGGTTTTGGAATCTTGTCCTTTGCATAACTTTATGTGTTTACTATTTGTTTAAAGTAAGCTGCTAACTTTAGACCAATGCCTGAATGTGCAGATTATTTGTACAGTTGTTTTGGATTATTTAATTGAGTGTTTAGCTTTTGTCTATACATCTAATTATCTTCCCATGTGATTGCTTCTCACCTAGGAGTTAATGTATGGATAACTTCTAATTTGATCATTTATTTCTGGTTTTCCATAGTTCTCTTTTTTGTGTTTTGAAAGAATTTCTTTACCTTGCAGATTGAGTCTTTATCCGTCACATTTCATGGACATGATCTGATAGTCGACTCGGTACTGGAGCTGAACTATGGAAGGTTAGTTGTTATCTGGTACTTGTATTCCACCAGATCTTTTGGCAATCTTATTTGAGCTTGTTTTAATATCTCTTGCCTATCTACTTGATCTTTCTATTTACAGACGTTATGGTTTGCTGGGATTGAATGGTTGCGGGAAATCAACCCTACTTACTGCAATAGGATGCCGCGAGCTTCCAATTCCTGAGCATATGGATATCTATCATTTGACAAGAGAGATTGAAGCTTCTGACATGTCTGCCCTTGAGGCTGTAATAAGTTGTGACGAGGAAAGGGTGAAGCTAGAACAAGAAGCTGAAATATTATCAGCTCAGGTGTGTATTCTGCAATCTGCATTACTGAATGTTCTCTGAAAATCtgaagggtttttaaagttGTTATAGTCTTATATTTCATAACAGGAGGATGGTGGTGGGGAGAGATTGGAACGTATATATGAGCGTCTGGAAGCCCTTGATGCATCAACTGCTGAGAAACGTGCTGCTGAAATTTTGCACGGTCTTGGATTTAACAAGATGATGCAGGCAAAGAAGACTAAAGATTTTTCTGGTGGTTGGAGGATGAGGATTGCTTTGGCACGGTCATTATTTATGAATCCCACTATTTTACTGCTGGATGAGCCCACAAATCATCTTGGTAAGTTTGAACCAATTCTTGTCATGCACTATCTGGGTGTTAAACTGTTAACTAGCGAATATTAAGCCAAAATTTATCTGTCAATTGCATTTTCTGATGTATCACATGCACTCAGTCAATTACATGTTTATTAAGCCATAATTTATCTGCCTGTTTTTCTGAGGTATCATATGCACTCAGTCAATTACAATTCTTAAATCACCTTGTCTCTCGGTGCTCAATAGCCAGTGATAATTCATCTTCCTGGTGATAATATGCACGTGCTCACTCAATTGGATAAACATCTATTAGAATGGAAAAATGTAGATAATTTTCTTGAAACATAAATTTGCACATTTCTTatattttccgctttgatgggAGTGATTTAATGACATTGGCGTAATGTAATGTTACTGTGTACCACTTAACCAGTGGCAATATGTGCAAGTGTCAGATTAGATGTCCTGATACTTTGAAGatttaatatatgtatttaaTTAGCTAGAAATACTACTAAGAAACCAGTGGTAATATTTTGGAGTTTCTACCGCGCATATGTATAAGGTGTATctgtttataattttatatttccatgaaaaaaaaagaaaaagtctaCATTCAAAAGTGTTGCTATGCTTGATTCTTTGATGAAAATATTTTCCCGTTCTTTTTGTGGCTAAATATGCACCTTTTTCTGTATTATACTTAtcaatttatttatgttttgaagCTTTTATGGCGAGCCCTTCATTTTGACcctaattaaaatatagttgCATATAGAGTTTAGTTTGAAGGAAGTGCATTTATGATTACGTGGGTTCTTATGTTTGTGCCTGTCTTGATCTATAAGATACAAGAAATTGACCAGTATATAAATGCTATTTGTTGACAGACCTTGAAGCTTGTGTCTGGCTTGAGGAGAATCTGAAGAATTTTAATCGCATCCTGGTTGTTGTTTCACACTCACAAGATTTCTTGAATGGTGTTTGTACAAATATTATACACATGCAAAACAAGAAGTTGAAGTTCTACACTGGTAACTATGACCAGTATGTTCAGACCCGTTCTGATTTTGAAGA
This genomic interval carries:
- the LOC130805996 gene encoding ABC transporter F family member 1-like, coding for MVSDASKKKAAQKKAAAAAKRGGKAATSSKAAAGTAANSVDKVSNGVGNLTISDRTCTAVLCSHPLSRDVRIESLSVTFHGHDLIVDSVLELNYGRRYGLLGLNGCGKSTLLTAIGCRELPIPEHMDIYHLTREIEASDMSALEAVISCDEERVKLEQEAEILSAQEDGGGERLERIYERLEALDASTAEKRAAEILHGLGFNKMMQAKKTKDFSGGWRMRIALARSLFMNPTILLLDEPTNHLDLEACVWLEENLKNFNRILVVVSHSQDFLNGVCTNIIHMQNKKLKFYTGNYDQYVQTRSDFEENQMKQYKWEQDQIANMKEYIARFGHGSAKLARQAQSKEKTLAKMERGGLTEKVVRDKVLVFRFTDVGKLPPPVLQFVEVSFGYTPENILYKNLDFGVDLDSRIALVGPNGAGKSTLLKLMTGDLVPLEGMVRRHNHLRIAQYHQHLAEKLDLNMSALLYMMQEYPGNEEEKMRAAIGKFGLSGKAQVMPMKNLSDGQRSRVIFAWLAYRQPHMLLLDEPTNHLDIETIDSLAEALNEWDGGMVLVSHDFRLINQVAHEIWVCENQKVTRWEGDIIAFKEHLKKKAGLSD